The Quercus lobata isolate SW786 chromosome 4, ValleyOak3.0 Primary Assembly, whole genome shotgun sequence genome segment caaagggggagattgtaaggttgaatttattcaaccatctaattggctttattccgtgccaaatttgtttgtaattcagcatttagtaaccctgtatttaggtgggtttgatgtaagggtagtgagtgagatagagtgaagtttgctcaagagtgtgcaagaaaacagagtgtcgcggctgggactcacgggtgactcgcggctgcaagccgccagaagcagcacacgtgccaagcatgctggaagatgaacagtcatgctagctggagcactactagacaaaacaggacaactggccatacggttatctagcgactggatctcgcgacttagtcaagccgcgaggtcaagccgcgagccacccctgttttgtaaaaaaaacctgacgtttcacattcctctccactccagtataaatacccctattacccacgattgaaagagagcttccagagagaattttgagagagaaaccctagagaaaaactagattgattcacacacaatctataccttagagactcttcaaattcctcaactctcttcctctccattgtcaaatccttgagaggcattataccaaaccaggttctcaccatcatcatctttgtgAGTCTGCTgcttggatttctgggaagcagttaggaaggaaccaatcttcattggttgatgctacggtctagtagcggaatccgggaagctagaaaagaaaaaggttcggcgcaacctcgttggagcaagaagcttggagggcttaggtgcactgggtagattaggcttggaggttttattgctgtccttgtatcccaactatattttctagtggattgattaccgcttggagggcggcggagaggtttttcgctgagggcttcggtttcctctttgataacacatcgcgtgttgtctttgtgtttgcatcttccttcctctctatctttgcctttttatttatctgctgtggatattaatctgttatggcttagatagtatttaatcaatttcgtatgatagcatatgttaagtttccgcacactagttgtttgacatattgcttgaattgattaagttgtaatttgggggtctaaacgttcaaatgtgtttttgtacacgtttttgaacttacagatatattatatatatgaaaagaatGGGTAGCAATGTAGTGTATTGGTGTGTAAAATTGCTGTGCCCAATATATTGGACAATATGGAGATGCTGTAAATGGCACATTTGAGGTTgatgaccccccccccccctactGTTTTCCCAATTAGGTAATAGTTAATAGGATGGACTTGTGGAAACATTGttaatgtggttttttttttttttttttttttttttttttcagctcaCATAGTGAATGATGGGACCCATGTGAAAATTGATACATTTTAGAAACATGGATTAGTAAAAAGGAAATAAGTTGAACTAGGGGAAACATTATGAAAAATGTATCTTGGTCAAGTAGTACCAAATAccaatccttatttttttaatttaaaaaaatcaaatagtatCATTGTGTGTGTCAAGAGTTTTTATCATAATTGCTACATGTTTGACTGTCAAGACTTTTAAAGGCAAGTTCATTTCTCTTTATAACCATCTTCTGAGCTACATAACATATCATCCAATTCTTTGAAATACAAAGTATTTTGGCTAAATTATTATGTAAGCATCAAATGAATCAAGATAATTATGTCTCTAAATTATTAAGTAGAGAAAAATCATTTCAATGTATAACAATTAAAAAGATATTCATCACTTACTGTTGGGGGATTCATTCCCTCCctttacatttttctttgttgagagagatttttcttttctttttttttttttaaatccgtTTCAAGAGCATGGTTTCTGGGGTCCTTTGGTTTTCAAAATGTGACAAACATTTACTCAAgtgtcattatttttagcatCTATATCTACCATAGCAAAGTTGGATTATTTACCTCTGTATTGTACATGTCCACAAGATCTAATAtctttatgtaatataatagGCTGGTGGAAAATAACCAACCAATAGTACAAATGCCCAAGCAATTCAAACCACAAGTAACAATTGAAGAAGAGATGAACATCAACAAAAGAACCAtaagtgaaataaaaaaaattatgggggACTCTGATAATgaggtaagaaaaaaatatacctTCAACAACAACATTGTGTCCTTAACATTACTTTATGTATTATAGACttgcttttacaaaatttaactataaaattataaattgattgATATTAAATTCAATTTCTAGGAAACGATCTTTACCTATCAAGGAAAGATTATAAACATTGACATAGATCATTCTGGTTGGTACTTTATCTCTTGTGAAGTATGCCGTAGAAAGGTAAAATCAAGAGATAAATTTTTATGGTGTCACAATTGCAACAAAAAGGCATGCTTCCCAATCCCAAGGtacacaaaaatgaaaatgtttactttttatattaaaatacacaACAAATAATATGATATTAACATTATATATGTCATTTCTTTTATCAGGTATAGAATTCAATTAAAGGTTGAAGATAGCTCAGGAATGGccacatttattttatttgattcagAAGCAGAAAAATTACTCAACATATCAGCCAAAGACCTTTTGAATAAATCTTTAGAGATGAGAATGTCGAAGATAAAATTACTATTTAATATTTACTAAACTTTACTTGACTGtacaatttgaaaaatgttactTTTGTTAGGAGCCCGATGAAGTCATCCTTCCTGTGCAAATAGAAAATCtgaaaggaaaacaatttgttttccaaatacAACTAAATGACTATAATCTCAACTATGGATGGGAATTCTACACTATCAAGAAACTTTTTGACTCTTTTGAAGAAACTGACAAAGCAATTCAGCTTGATAAAATGACAGAAGTAAGTATTCTTTAATTTAGAGaaattacaaatatgatatttaagatGAATATGTTGTAATACATTTCTCAACCTGTTCTATTGCCAGGTTTACATCAGTGATTCTTCAAATGAATGTAGCAACAACTTATcaattgaagaagatggtgattgtacaaaatttcaaaaacttgatgtTCAAACCAATGTGCAACTCACACCAACATCTGTActtaaggaaaacaaaagggcaTATTCAAGGACTACTAcaaagcaacaaaggaagaagatacaaaaaacactttaaagttgtctttcaatctctaagattttctatgcacaatttggttttaatgaatttgtgattttgataCTAAAGACGTATTggaacaaaggaaatttttttgcttttatgcacaatttggttttaaattgaaacaaagaggaattaaactcttatatttagttatttgaggattttttttttttttttttactatagcATTAATTGTTTGTCTATATACATCTAATTTCTAAATATTGTAGTGTTCAATATTGTTTGAATTGTAACTTatcatgtataaataatttattttgaattttaagtaattaatatttgcaTTGGTATGTTGTTGAGATTCAATAGTTGTGTCTTTAAAATCAAGAGGAACTGAAAAACAATATCTAAActttaatgttttttaaatataatgaatgcattGAATATTTAATGAAAGccaggaaataaatgaaattaaaaaataagaacgtGCTACTAGAGAATTGATGTTCAATTCCAATAGCTAATATCAaatcatttggaaaaaattggtagctttcccgtgcatcgcacgggttagcgactagtttattattattattattattattattatttgtggcTGATAGCTAATGAAGTCATTGTGGACTTGTTAAGTATCGATTGTTTTACGCTCCACAAATTGAATTAAACATTGCCGTACATACTCTaattaaaatcatgttttaaaaataaaatttcttgatataaatgtgaaaatatgaaattttgtttttttaattgtgtgtTCAATATACACAATATAACTATCATGACTTAGTTTTATGAGTGAAAGGGCACAAAATCAAATATACCaaagataaatttatttcataattgagagaaaataagattttttttttctttctttcttttaactGTGCAATTATCTATTTTCATTGAAATGGAAAAGCTCTTTTAGGGAATGATGAGATCAGAGCATATATGCATCAGcagcgtgtttttttttttttttccttgaaagggacaaatctttttttatatatatactttaataTGAACGGTACAAAATATACAACCATGAAATTTGCGAAGTAGGAATTTTTGACATGTCTGCGTTTAAACAGTTGAGCAGACGTTCCTATATGTATCCTGCCGCTTTTGTTTGACTAACTCCCCATTGCTCGAAAGACTATCTTACGGAAATGCTTAATTAAGCATGGTTTTACAAAACCGGTTGCGCTAAAAATGGTTTCGGTTTGTGATTAGTTATATGacactttcatatatatatatatatatccatccCTTTTTTTCTATTACTAATAACTTACCAcaataattctcaaaaaaaaaaaaaaaaaatacttaccaCGATAAAATTGTACCAAAGTTATAGCACAAAATAGTGTggtcttaaatttttttcatttggtatccctttttgaaaCTACATTTATTCCAAGTATAGTTTTTAtcttttgggtttgtttggacTGAGGGGGAAGAGAGAGTGACTAAagtagagttggctaaaaataaactaattttggaTCAATTCTACTTTACTCTATTTTACTTCCTTCAATTCAAATGGACCATTAGATTTTTCAATCACATTTATAAGTACaatcactaccaaaaaaaaattataatttttaatctaTAGCTTTTTGAAACAATTAGTTCTCAACAAgcagaaaaataatttatatgtaCAATAATAAGCTAGAGCATAAACGACATGTGATAAGAGCATAAACTACTTGCTATAAGCCTTTTAGCAAAATTAACTGAATATATTTCCACGCAAACATTTGAAAATCATTTCACCATATTCAAGAACTtacccaaactttttttttttttttgatacaagatagagattttactctagcctaatctaagtgtatatgtgtgtgaagctccttcTTAGAAACTTGAACCCCGGCTCTTGACCTTCACcccataagcacttatacttgtggagtgaccatcgcatcaAGAGTGTGCATTGGTTTACCCAAACTTAAGAGACCAAAGTTCCGCACAAGTACTTAGTCGTACcttaaagggaaaaatgatTACCCATCTCccatgtttatgtttatgtctGATGAATAAATAATGGACCACAGCTTTTATTACACCATTTCCCCCAACTATCTTATGTGGCTTAGTGTGAGTGGTAGAGAAAATGTAAAGGGATCATGTAAAAGTGACAAATAACTAATCACAATTTATCGCATAGAATAATTTTGGAAAAACCTATGATATAGGGCGTGGTCCTAAATATGTCATGCCTAATTAAACCTCATCTTACTTTTTTCAAACACTCCATTAATTTTGTCATAAACCCCATAATcactcatatatataaatacac includes the following:
- the LOC115985936 gene encoding uncharacterized protein LOC115985936, whose translation is MGDSDNEETIFTYQGKIINIDIDHSGWYRIQLKVEDSSGMATFILFDSEAEKLLNISAKDLLNKSLEEPDEVILPVQIENLKGKQFVFQIQLNDYNLNYGWEFYTIKKLFDSFEETDKAIQLDKMTEVYISDSSNECSNNLSIEEDGDCTKFQKLDVQTNVQLTPTSTQLNLIVGGVDKPF